One region of Maylandia zebra isolate NMK-2024a linkage group LG10, Mzebra_GT3a, whole genome shotgun sequence genomic DNA includes:
- the LOC101476527 gene encoding uncharacterized protein LOC101476527 isoform X2, whose product MDFTSGNVSEIITFFSEQLWPDALTDSSNNNGSAQLSSTVHHVPYTINSKTKCRRKRTIFSKAQLSQLERAFSATPYPDINGRKTLATLTGLPEPKIQVWFQNRRARFFKTKKSTRGATKPSQVRHKTPCTPQVASPPPPSPSLASPTDYRVPSLPQSTRLSSILDIQTKSPDVPQTSYCQDVFPYEGLDELDLPEDFEAFLNARGVQPAERGHPVHKEDIQSRQGLQALSSSIETLADLSDLCFQDLMVPSLPSLDSSMIDYLLA is encoded by the exons ATGGATTTTACCAGCGGTAATGTTTCTGAGATCATCACGTTTTTCTCGGAGCAGTTATGGCCTGATGCACTGActgacagcagcaacaacaacggGTCGGCACAGCTCTCCAGCACGG TGCACCATGTTCCATACACTATCAACTCGAAGACAAAGTGCCGCCGAAAGCGCACAATATTCAGCAAGGCGCAGCTGAGCCAGCTGGAGAGGGCCTTCTCTGCTACACCCTACCCGGATATCAATGGGAGGAAAACCCTGGCCACTCTAACTGGACTACCGGAGCCTAAAATTCAG GTTTGGTTTCAAAATCGGCGCGCACGCTTCTTCAAGACTAAGAAATCAACTCGAGGAGCCACCAAACCTTCACAGGTCAGGCACAAGACACCGTGCACTCCTCAGGTGGCTTCTCCTCCACCTCCTAGTCCCAGCCTTGCGTCTCCAACAGACTACCGGGTGCCCAGTCTACCTCAGTCCACCAGGCTCTCGTCAATCCTGGACATCCAGACCAAGTCACCAGACGTTCCCCAAACCAGCTACTGCCAAGACGTGTTTCCATACGAAGGGCTGGATGAGTTGGATTTACCAGAGGACTTTGAAGCTTTTCTCAATGCACGGGGGGTACAGCCAGCAGAACGTGGCCATCCTGTCCACAAGGAAGACATCCAGAGTCGGCAAGGCCTCCAGGCTCTCTCCAGCTCTATAGAGACCCTGGCCGACCTGTCGGATCTGTGCTTCCAGGACCTGATGGTCCCCAGTCTGCCCAGCTTGGACAGCTCAATGATTGACTATCTTTTGGCATGA
- the LOC101476527 gene encoding uncharacterized protein LOC101476527 isoform X1 codes for MCKRMPRRGSCCVCRTRLRASDTACGMDFTSGNVSEIITFFSEQLWPDALTDSSNNNGSAQLSSTVHHVPYTINSKTKCRRKRTIFSKAQLSQLERAFSATPYPDINGRKTLATLTGLPEPKIQVWFQNRRARFFKTKKSTRGATKPSQVRHKTPCTPQVASPPPPSPSLASPTDYRVPSLPQSTRLSSILDIQTKSPDVPQTSYCQDVFPYEGLDELDLPEDFEAFLNARGVQPAERGHPVHKEDIQSRQGLQALSSSIETLADLSDLCFQDLMVPSLPSLDSSMIDYLLA; via the exons ATGTGCAAGAGGATGCCACGCAGGGGGTCGTGTTGTGTCTGCAGAACTCGG CTGCGTGCTTCGGACACAGCGTGCGGGATGGATTTTACCAGCGGTAATGTTTCTGAGATCATCACGTTTTTCTCGGAGCAGTTATGGCCTGATGCACTGActgacagcagcaacaacaacggGTCGGCACAGCTCTCCAGCACGG TGCACCATGTTCCATACACTATCAACTCGAAGACAAAGTGCCGCCGAAAGCGCACAATATTCAGCAAGGCGCAGCTGAGCCAGCTGGAGAGGGCCTTCTCTGCTACACCCTACCCGGATATCAATGGGAGGAAAACCCTGGCCACTCTAACTGGACTACCGGAGCCTAAAATTCAG GTTTGGTTTCAAAATCGGCGCGCACGCTTCTTCAAGACTAAGAAATCAACTCGAGGAGCCACCAAACCTTCACAGGTCAGGCACAAGACACCGTGCACTCCTCAGGTGGCTTCTCCTCCACCTCCTAGTCCCAGCCTTGCGTCTCCAACAGACTACCGGGTGCCCAGTCTACCTCAGTCCACCAGGCTCTCGTCAATCCTGGACATCCAGACCAAGTCACCAGACGTTCCCCAAACCAGCTACTGCCAAGACGTGTTTCCATACGAAGGGCTGGATGAGTTGGATTTACCAGAGGACTTTGAAGCTTTTCTCAATGCACGGGGGGTACAGCCAGCAGAACGTGGCCATCCTGTCCACAAGGAAGACATCCAGAGTCGGCAAGGCCTCCAGGCTCTCTCCAGCTCTATAGAGACCCTGGCCGACCTGTCGGATCTGTGCTTCCAGGACCTGATGGTCCCCAGTCTGCCCAGCTTGGACAGCTCAATGATTGACTATCTTTTGGCATGA
- the vtnb gene encoding vitronectin b isoform X2, with translation MKPAVVLLGLVLLLDTAFAAEESCAGRCGSFSPQSKCQCDSMCVYYGSCCGDFYTICPRKVSRGDVFEEPLEETSPSTATFMPTSDTVIPTVTPNVTQAPTLLPVDPDAMPCSGRAFDAFLQLKNGSIYAFRGVYFFELDDKSILPGYPKLIEDVWGISGPISAAFTRINCQGKSYIFKGNQYWRFDGDVLDEDYPRLISNGFDGIPDEIDAAFAIPAPSHRGKEKAYFFKGDRYYQYEFKHQPSHEECIQMSRSSPSVLFTQYTDLFCDNAWEDLFTELFGGSFTSSQTGPWFISRDWRGIRPVIDAAIVGRVYTTPKPTSPPTAKKWKSQRKRPSKRRGQRRRQSRHDDFWFYDLFDLGDYSDSSEESIMQEYQSTPVQNVYFFKKDKYYRVDLQTKRVDATYPPYPRSIAKYWLGCKHEAAAPDASRAEKR, from the exons ATGAAGCCAGCGGTAGTTCTGCTGGGCCTCGTCCTGTTGTTGGACACCGCCTTTGCTGCAGAAG AGTCCTGTGCAGGTCGCTGCGGCTCCTTCAGCCCACAGAGCAAATGTCAGTGTGACTCCATGTGTGTGTATTATGGAAGCTGCTGTGGGGACTTTTACACCATCTGCCCCAGAAAAG TTTCTCGAGGCGATGTCTTTGAGGAACCACTGGAAGAGACGAGCCCGAGCACAGCAACTTTTATGCCAACCTCAGACACGGTTATACCGACTGTCACACCCAATGTTACACAGGCGCCCACACTACTACCGGTGGATCCTGATGCCATGCCCTGCAGTGGGCGGGCATTTGATGCTTTTCTGCAGCTGAAAAATGGATCAATCTACGCTTTTAGAG GTGTATATTTCTTTGAGCTGGATGATAAGTCCATCCTTCCTGGTTACCCCAAACTCATCGAGGATGTTTGGGGAATTAGTGGACCCATCAGTGCTGCATTCACACGCATCAACTGCCAGGGGAAATCCTACATCTTTAAG GGGAACCAGTACTGGAGATTTGATGGTGACGTCCTGGATGAGGACTATCCACGGCTTATTTCAAACGGCTTTGATGGCATACCAGATGAGATCGATGCTGCGTTTGCCATACCAGCACCAAGTCACCGTGGCAAGGAGAAGGCCTACTTCTTCAAAG gGGACCGGTATTACCAATACGAGTTCAAGCACCAGCCTTCCCACGAGGAGTGCATCCAGATGAGCAGGTCCTCCCCTTCTGTGCTGTTCACACAATACACAGACCTCTTCTGCGATAACGCATGGGAGGATCTCTTCACTGAGCTCTTTGGAGGATCCT TTACCAGTTCCCAAACAGGCCCTTGGTTCATCAGCAGGGATTGGCGGGGTATTAGGCCCGTTATAGATGCTGCCATAGTGGGGCGAGTCTACACCACTCCCAAACCAACTTCACCTCCGACTGCAAAGAAGTGGAAGAGTCAGAGGAAGAGGCCCAGTAAGAGGCGTGGACAGCGAAGAAGGCAGAGTCGCCACGATGACTTTTGGTTCTATGATTTGTTCGACCTCGGTGATTACAGTGACAGCTCTGAAGAGAGCATCATGCAGGAGTACCAAAGCACCCCCGTTCAAAATGTGTACTTCTTCAAGAAGG ATAAGTACTACAGAGTGGATCTGCAGACAAAACGCGTGGATGCCACTTACCCTCCCTATCCTCGATCTATCGCAAAGTACTGGCTGGGCTGCAAGCATGAAGCTGCTGCACCTGATGCATCAAGGGCagaaaaaagataa
- the vtnb gene encoding vitronectin b isoform X1: MKPAVVLLGLVLLLDTAFAAEESCAGRCGSFSPQSKCQCDSMCVYYGSCCGDFYTICPRKVSRGDVFEEPLEETSPSTATFMPTSDTVIPTVTPNVTQAPTLLPVDPDAMPCSGRAFDAFLQLKNGSIYAFRGVYFFELDDKSILPGYPKLIEDVWGISGPISAAFTRINCQGKSYIFKGNQYWRFDGDVLDEDYPRLISNGFDGIPDEIDAAFAIPAPSHRGKEKAYFFKGDRYYQYEFKHQPSHEECIQMSRSSPSVLFTQYTDLFCDNAWEDLFTELFGGSSVTSSQTGPWFISRDWRGIRPVIDAAIVGRVYTTPKPTSPPTAKKWKSQRKRPSKRRGQRRRQSRHDDFWFYDLFDLGDYSDSSEESIMQEYQSTPVQNVYFFKKDKYYRVDLQTKRVDATYPPYPRSIAKYWLGCKHEAAAPDASRAEKR; encoded by the exons ATGAAGCCAGCGGTAGTTCTGCTGGGCCTCGTCCTGTTGTTGGACACCGCCTTTGCTGCAGAAG AGTCCTGTGCAGGTCGCTGCGGCTCCTTCAGCCCACAGAGCAAATGTCAGTGTGACTCCATGTGTGTGTATTATGGAAGCTGCTGTGGGGACTTTTACACCATCTGCCCCAGAAAAG TTTCTCGAGGCGATGTCTTTGAGGAACCACTGGAAGAGACGAGCCCGAGCACAGCAACTTTTATGCCAACCTCAGACACGGTTATACCGACTGTCACACCCAATGTTACACAGGCGCCCACACTACTACCGGTGGATCCTGATGCCATGCCCTGCAGTGGGCGGGCATTTGATGCTTTTCTGCAGCTGAAAAATGGATCAATCTACGCTTTTAGAG GTGTATATTTCTTTGAGCTGGATGATAAGTCCATCCTTCCTGGTTACCCCAAACTCATCGAGGATGTTTGGGGAATTAGTGGACCCATCAGTGCTGCATTCACACGCATCAACTGCCAGGGGAAATCCTACATCTTTAAG GGGAACCAGTACTGGAGATTTGATGGTGACGTCCTGGATGAGGACTATCCACGGCTTATTTCAAACGGCTTTGATGGCATACCAGATGAGATCGATGCTGCGTTTGCCATACCAGCACCAAGTCACCGTGGCAAGGAGAAGGCCTACTTCTTCAAAG gGGACCGGTATTACCAATACGAGTTCAAGCACCAGCCTTCCCACGAGGAGTGCATCCAGATGAGCAGGTCCTCCCCTTCTGTGCTGTTCACACAATACACAGACCTCTTCTGCGATAACGCATGGGAGGATCTCTTCACTGAGCTCTTTGGAGGATCCT CAGTTACCAGTTCCCAAACAGGCCCTTGGTTCATCAGCAGGGATTGGCGGGGTATTAGGCCCGTTATAGATGCTGCCATAGTGGGGCGAGTCTACACCACTCCCAAACCAACTTCACCTCCGACTGCAAAGAAGTGGAAGAGTCAGAGGAAGAGGCCCAGTAAGAGGCGTGGACAGCGAAGAAGGCAGAGTCGCCACGATGACTTTTGGTTCTATGATTTGTTCGACCTCGGTGATTACAGTGACAGCTCTGAAGAGAGCATCATGCAGGAGTACCAAAGCACCCCCGTTCAAAATGTGTACTTCTTCAAGAAGG ATAAGTACTACAGAGTGGATCTGCAGACAAAACGCGTGGATGCCACTTACCCTCCCTATCCTCGATCTATCGCAAAGTACTGGCTGGGCTGCAAGCATGAAGCTGCTGCACCTGATGCATCAAGGGCagaaaaaagataa